A stretch of DNA from Chionomys nivalis chromosome 22, mChiNiv1.1, whole genome shotgun sequence:
CTCCCACAGTTCTGGGAGCCTGGTGTCTCACTTTTCCACCCTTGCCTGCCAGGTTCATTTGCTCAGCAAATTCCCTTGAACACAAACGTCAGATTTGGGAATTGGGGCTCCTTGGGCAACGGTATTCTCAGGAGCACACTCTAAACTCCCAGCTGCCTGTCTGGTTCTACTGCAAATCGGCAGGGTACCCAGCAGGAGGACCACACTGTTGTCCTCGGGGGAAAATTTTTGTCAACTCCTTGCCTTTGCTTTCCTTGAGCTGTTATGCTAGCCCTGGAGGTAGGACTAAAGAGAAACAGTCCAAACAATCCTCACAGCAGAGACCCATGGAGTTCATGAGCCCAGAGGGAGGCCCGCTCACTGGGTGCCATCCCACAGCCTGCCTCCCTTTCACTGGCCGGGATCCCTGCAGGGGAAGGCAGGGAGCCTGGACCAGCGATCTAGGCTCTAGGAAATACCCCGGAGAAATATTTCAGCTGCCAAGTGTGGCTAGGGCAGCCTCCCCAGCCCAGGCCTCAGTTTACTCTCTCCAGGCAAGGCTGGCACTAGAGTGAAGTAAGAGATGCCCAGGGAGCAGTACTTAAGGCAGCATTTGCTCTCAATGTTATGCAAGTGTGTGGTCGGTACCTGGGAGTGAGTGCCGCGTTAAATGCTGGCCTGCCTCTTTCCACTCTGGCTTCATCATCATCAGTCTGGGTTCAGGGCTCTAGCCTCAAATTTCTAACCCTGGTGTGCACTCCTGTCAGGAGCCTGGGCCACCTTAACAGTGCTGTACAGTTCTGCACATGTCCCTTTAAAGCCTGAGAATCAGTTATGTCTGACTGTCCCTGGAATTCTTAGGCACATGTGTGACAGATCGGAAGGAAACTAGATCAGGCTGCAGCTTCAGACAGGGTGGGCAACGTGGGTAATATGGGGGCTAGGAAACATGGTTAAAGGGTGGACTGATCACCTGGCATACATACACCCggccctgggtttgaaccccaacatagaaaaggaatgaaacagttAAGATCCGACAGGAGTGAGGTTCAGCAGCTCCCTAGCCCCACTGGGTGTTCCCACGGAGCTGGTGACTCACGAGGAGTATGGAAGTGATCTCTACTGAAGAAGAGCACCTATACTGTACCGTGCATGTGCCTCTTCCTGCTCGGACCCTGAGCCTGTCTCTGCAGGATGCCTGGAGTGACCAGAAGGGGCAGCTCCATCTGGACGCCCAGCAGGACTACCAGCTGCTCCAGGTGCAGAGAACCCCTGATGGCCTGTCCTTGCTCTTCAAGAGGCCCTTTGTCACCTGTGACCCCAAGGATTACCTCATTGAGGTAGGCTGTCCAGTCCAGGAGCACAGTTTGCCTGAATCGTCCCTGCATCCTACAGGGTTCTCCCACCTTGAAAAGCCCGAGGTGGGGCCTACACACAGGGAAAGAAAGCCCACTAGGCCTATGGAAGCTGTTTTGAGAGGCTGTAGCTCTGCCAGCAGCATGAGTCTCCGAAGAAGCAGCCCCCTGCGGACATGTAGTCAATGTTCTTTCCAAATGTGAGTGGTGTTCAGAACCCTCTTGCTCTGGGATGTAGTTCTAGCTGGATCCCATCACCGTGTCAGTAGAACACTGTACAGAGCCCAGCATACCTGGATCTCTACTCCACCCCATTGCTAACTTGCTGTAAAGCTCAGGACCAGTCCCTTTCTCCCGAAACTTCAGTCTGCTGTCTATAAAATAAGACCAGGAACAACTGGATTCCCAACATGGAAGGCCAAAACACCTGGGCTTCTTATCTGGTCCTCAGTTAGGAAAAGCCAGTCCATCTTTCCCCTGATGGGACCCTGGCATTCTTGTTATCGTGGTTAATCTTTCCTGACCACACTGGCAGGGGCTGGCAGTTTGTGCTCCTGTCTTAATTTATGGCCGAGAGACAGAGTGGAGATGCTGGTGCCACGGGAAGAGACTCACTACTCACAGTCCCAGGGAAAGGCCCCCACAGCACGTGGGAAGCGCTAGGCTCAATTACTGGGTAGAAGCAAGGGCAGACCCCTGGGAATGTGTTTTACTGGGCAAAGGCTAGGAGGGTCCTGGGAAACACCAGACTGGATAGTTGTGACCCTTCCAGGTTACAGAGAGCTCTTTGTTTGCCCTTCCTGGCCCTGAGGCAATTTAGGGCAGGGGAGATGCTAGCTCGGAGCAGAGGTTTGAAAAAATAGTTGGTTAGTGATTTGGACTTACCTGGGCTACAGAATTTGGGAAGTGGTATATACCCATTCTAAGGCTGGATCTCAGGAATGAAGTAAGTACTTTGGCCGTTTGCTTAGATCTGTGATTGATTAATGGACATCAAACAGACAAATCCGGAATCCATGGAAACAGATGAGGAACTGAGGCCAGGGAAAGGCTAGACTAACCTACGAGCTCTTGGCACAAAGAGGCTAGAGCAAGGCCATTGGAAATGGGTCATCTGGGTCCCCACCCTCCCACAGGCAAGGCTAGAGCAGTCAGAAAACCTTCAAGAATACGCTATAAGCAGGCTGATGTTTGCATGTTCTGGGGACAGAGACTTCTACATAGAACTTGCATGGTGCCCTCTCCAAGAGCAGACCATGGGGATCCTACCAACCGGAGCACATTGGTTGCCCACTACGAATGTGCATCCATTAGTACCCAGAAAGCAGCTACAGGCGTTTCCAGCAATGTGTCCACCCAAAGCTGCCAGTCTCCATCCATAGCAACCAAGCCAGCTCCATCTATGTAGTCTGGGTGGGCCCTCCAGCAAGGTAATATCCTACAGACCTTGTCTagctcctgagtgttgggggAACTAAGTCACACAGTTCACTGCCAAACTCTAGGCTCCCCAAACTGGTTTTTTCACTCCCAAAGTGGtcactgacccccccccccaccttagGTGTTGAACCAACTAGAAGAAAtacctcttccctgcccccagtcACCCTGACGTTCATTCATAGAGGAAGTAAGTGTTCCAGCCTGCCTCACATCAGGGCCCAGAGGTTGGATGCATGAATGGATGCTAAGCAAAAGCAAAGAGTGTGTGAGAAAGATGAAAAAGTGTTTGACGGGCAGAGACAGGATTCCAGAAGCAGCCTGGGGCCAGGCAGAGCTTCAAAGTGACAGAGAGTGGTAGGAATAGATGGGCAGGGGCATGGTTCCCTTCACTCATGGCTGAGCTTCTGCTGGCTCTGAGTGGTTCTGTCTGGGCTACAGGATGACACTGTCCACCTCGTGTATGGGATTCTGGAGGGGCCATTCCAGTCGCTGGAGGCCATCAACACCTCAGGCCTGCATACGGGATTGCAGCGTGTGCAGCTTCTAAGGACTGAGGTCCCCACTCCAGACATGCCTGCGGATGTACAGACCATGGAGATCCGGACCACTAACGTTGTCATCCCTGACAATGAGACCACATACTGGTGCTATGTCACTAAGCTGCCCACAAACTTCTCTCGACACCACATCATCATGGTATGCAGGAGTCCAGCTGCTCTGCTTCCCCCCAGGGGCCCAAGAGCTATTTTAGTCCTCTTAGTGCATGAATCTGCAGTATTGCCCTGGTCCTCTGTGACCCTGTCACTGTCTGCCTCAGGGACCTTGTATTCCTGTCTTACCTGCCTGGACCaaagcaatatttattttttaaatttctgagatTGCCCTTGAGGCTAGAAGTGCTGTCAGTTTTTCTGGCAACCTCCCTTCCTGTTAAAGTGGCTCATTGCAACTGCTCCAAAGTTGCAACTAGGGACTTCCTCAAAGTGCTGCCCAGAGCCAGATACTGTCCCTATTCTAGAAGAGGAAGAATAACCCAGAAAGGTCTTGTGAGtacccagggtcacacagcaaagGGTAGTCATTTTGTGTAGCTATGCTTGAGGTCCCAAGCTTTAACCTTGAGGCTTCTCTTGCTTCCCAGTGGAGCTTGCTTCCCAGGAACACAGAGTCACCCCATTAATACAAGGACAGCTGCCTTCCTAGTTCCACCTTACCAGGGGTAGTCTATGTGGGTCCCTACCTCCTTCCCTAGAGCTCTTCATGGGTTTTGGAATTTCCTGTCTCTGGATTGGCAGTACCTAAAGTTGCCTTACCTACCCTTCTCATTTATATAGAGCTGAGCAGATGAGAACCAGCTGGTCCAGGGAGGGGGTGGTGATTGGGCAGGTACTGGGCTCCCGGCTCAGGGTGTTCTGTTCCCCTTCAGTATGAGGCTATTGTCACCGAGGGCAATGAGGCCCTGGTGCACCACATGGAGGTCTTCCAATGTGCATCTGAGTTTAAGACCATCCCCAGCTTCAACGCACCCTGTGACTCCAAAATGAAGCCTAATCAACTCAACTACTGTCGCCATGTGCTGGCCGCATGGGCCCTGGGGGCCAAGGTATGTACATATTGCCACTTGCCtgctctagtttgctttctgtggctgGGATAGGGGAGGAAAGAACCTCCTTGGCTTGCATTGCCgggtcacagtccatcatagagggaagtcaaggcaggaactcaaggcaggccTGCTTGATATTCTGTTCATCCCCTCTGACGGAAGAACTCATAGCCAAGGAAGTATAGCAGGGATCCTGGAGGATACTGTTTACTAGTGGGTTTGCAGGCAAGTTTATACTCAGATAGCTTTCTTCCACAGTCCAGGGAatggcattgcccacagtgggcttgaCCCTCCTATGTCAATTAAGAATCAAAACAAACCTCATAGACAAGCCAATAGGCTGGCCCTCCTATATTAAGTAAGAATCAAGACAaacttcatagatatgcccacaggccaatccgaTGTAGGTAATTCCACAACTGATATTCTCTCAGGATGATTCTAGGCCTTGTCAATTGGACAGTTTAAAGTTACTTAAGACAGCATTACGCCATCCCCAAGCCTCCTTTGACATCCTCAGGACTTTAACTCCCTGCACCCACATCCTAAAAGGAcccaagagaaagatggaaagggGGCGTGCAAGGCCCTCAAAAGCCACAGTAGCTTCTAGGACGCTTGAGCTTCACTGTTCTTCGGAGCCACAAAGGCTCCTTCCAGCCTTTGGGAAAACGCACGCACGCAACCTTGAGTGTATACCTCTCACAGGCACTGCCATTGCTGCAGAGATCTGGGGCCTGTGCACGACATGATCTTCCTGCGGTAGGGCAAGCTGTCGGCAGACTCTGCCCAAGAGTCTCACCCAACCCTTTCCCTGGCCTACACCAGACGATGGTGAGGGCAGGAccggaggatctgggaggagctcagtccagtcTCAGCGCCCTTCTGGTAGGGCCCTCTATGTGTGACAGCAAAGTTTGTTAGCTCCAGGAGAGCTTCCTTCTAATCCAGGCGCTTGCTGATATCACCAGCTTCTGCTCAGGCTCCCCTAAAGACCTCTGTCTTATACCCCTGTCCCACACAGGCATTTTACTACCCAGAGGAAGCTGGTGTCGCCTTTGGGGGCCCGAACTCTTCCCCGTATCTCCGACTGGAAGTTCACTATCACAATCCAAGGCACATACACGGTAAGAGGGTGGAGAGTGCATCTTCCCACCCCACTTCGTCTTCTCAGAGACGCTTGGGTGCAGCTTGTCCAGACAGAGAGGACACAGGGCATGTGCGTGCCAGAGACAACACAAGCGTTTTACCCTTTGTCTACGTTATTGTGGTCAGCAACCTAATGAGTTCCCAGGCCGGGTTATGGGTGGCCCCTCAAGCCAGGGCTCTGGTTGACTTAGTGATGTCTGCTGTAGACACTGGTGCCAGTGCTTGGTGCTGTGCTGTTGAACTCCTGAACACCCAGTGAAGACAGAGCCCCACAGACCCCATGTGGTGGGCAAGATGTCAAGTCTATCTCCTCCCAGGGTTGCTAAGCAGACCTTAGATCATGAAGGCCAAGGATCCGTGGCCAGTCCAGCCAGGTGCTGACTGCTCAGGACCAAGCTCTTTCCCCAGTTCATGGCATGTGTTTAGACAGCCCAAGCTTCCAGTTAGCTTAGAAATGCCCAGGGCAGGGCCACACCTGCCCACCTGTTCCTAATCCCCTGCCTGCGTGGAGTTGGAAAAAAGCAGCGGGCAGCCTGCTGGGCCTGAGAATACTCTGTTTGGCAAGGGAATCTAGACACAACCACGCTGCAAAGAGCTTCTAGAAGAgagacaaggtgtgtgtgtgtgtgcgtgtgtgtatctgtgtgtgtgtatctgtgtgtctatgtgtctgagtatatatgtgtctgtgtgtatctgtgtgtctatgtgtgtgtctgtgtgcgtctatgtgtgtgtctgtgtgtttgtgtgtgcatctgtgtgtctgtatgtgtatgtgtctgtgtgtgtatctgtgtgcctatatgtgtacctgtgtgtctgtgtatatgtgtgtctgtgtgtatctgtgtgtctgtgtatttgtgtttgtatgtgtggatctgtgtgtctgtgtgtgtgtctgtgtgcatctatgtgtgtgtttgtgtgtttgtgtgtgtgtctgtgttcatatTTGAATGCAAGGGAAAGGCAAGGACTCGTGAAAGGGTCCATGTGATGGGATTGGAATTTTGGTGGCATTTAGTAGGGATCTTGAAGGCACAGCTTATTCTCAGTTAAGGACAAGGGAAGTCATCATTATGGCTAGATCACCCCATGCCTGAAGGTGAGCAGCTTGAGGGGGTCATTAAGGGAGTTGACAGAGGACACCACATCAGAAATTACCATCAAACgtccccatttccttcctctatctcctccctcttcctcttcctcactcctTCCTTTTGAGTGAGGCATGTCTTCATCTGTGCACGTGAGGAGCAGAAAGGGCCTGATAGACATAGACAGTGGCCATAGTAAGACAGGAGCAGCCCCTGCACCCCGCTCCCAGCTGGGTGTGGACACTGCCTGTGCAAGTTTAATGATGCAAGCGACTTTTCCTCAGGCTGTATAAGCAATGCTGTGGCTGCTGCAGGAATTATCTACAGCATGCAGGGGAGGTGAGATGGCTGGGGCCTGAGCACCTTGGGGGATTTATTGCTCATTTAAAAGCGGAGAGCAAATGGATTTTTGAAAACTCCCTGGGCATCAGGGAAGTCTGTCTTCCCTCATCGTCTGCATGTATTTATGGATCTTTTGCCAAATATAAGGGTGCGCCTGTCAGTTGGTGAATTCTGAGACGGGCTGCTTTTCTATTAATATCAAAATCCACGGTTATCTCATTATTTAATCCCCATCTAAATTTTAACCAATTGCggcttctttttattatttgccTCTGATGTCATCAGCCCAGAGATACAAGGGGCTGTTTGAGTTTGGATGTTGTTGgcttggggaagaagggaggtgaaGACAGCAAAAGGGAGGTGCCCTCAGATTCAATGAGAAGAAGATTTCCAGAGCCTGCCAGCAACATCCTGCATCCCAGCCAGTTGGTTCTGAGTTTGGGGCCCAGTTCAACTGTTCCCAGAACTTTGGTTTTAGGCGGAGTCTTCCACTCAGCCTCCAGCTTTGGTTTCTCCATCTGTAGATGGGAACAATGGAAAACTCCCATCGAGGTGACAGGTGACCTGAGAGCAGCTTCTGGCTCcactctttcttgctctcttgaaTCAGAAAGTGTGACCAAGCACAGGGTTCCCTAAGGGGTGGCTCAGGGGCTGCTGCTCACTACCTACTGTCCCTTCCCCAGGCCGGCACGACTCCTCTGGCATCCGCCTATACTACACAGCCACTCTCCGGAAATACAATGCAGGCATCATGGAGCTGGGCCTGGTGTACACGCCCGTGATGGCCATCCCCCCTCAGGAGACTGCATTTGTCTTGACTGGCTACTGCACGGATGAGTGCACCAGGGTGGTGAGTGGATTGGTTCCCTGATGCTTGCGCTGACCAGGGGAGGGCAACACGAGATGTTTTGGACCCCTAACCTGGAATCAAGATTGTCTGAGTCCCTGTACCCCCATCTCCAGCAAGAACTGGGCCATGCCTGTGCACCCACACTTCCGTGTGCCACTTTTAaagtttgtatttatgtgtgtgattatATGTCGTGCGCGAgcgcggtgtgtgtgtgtgtgtgtgtgtgtgtgtgtgtgtgtgtgtatctctgcagagaccagaagagggcagtggatcccctggagctggagttaggtggttgtgagcctccagacCAGGGCACTGGGAACGGAagccaagtcctctggaagagcagcaagcattcttactggctgagctatctcttcagtgaACCCATACAGCACATTATTAACTGGTTTTGTTATGGGAGTATCAAAACTTCCAAATGGGACTCATCTTTTACAGGCTACCCAGCCCCCATCATGCCATGTTTCAGTACCAGACAGGGACTAGAGGAGTCAGCGCCTAGTGCATCCCTGAGGCTGTACAAGTACAGGGTGATACAGCAGGGTAAAGCTGATGGGACCCTGGCTTCTGCAATAAGTAAGCATGGCTCCTAGGCTATGCCAGGGAGCTCTGATACTCAGCTGTGATGCTGTCTTAACTGGGCTCACCTCTCCCATAGCAAGAAATTGCAATGGATCTAGTGTGAGACGCCATGTGTCCTGCCATGGGAGGTCTAGAGGATCCACAGGTCTCAGTAAGGGTAGGGACAGCCACCAGTGGGGATCTCATAGAACCCTCTCTAAACTGTCTTATCtgtgatgcccccccccccactcataCTACAGGCAGGAAGTTTTGGCGTTCCTCCATGGTTTGGGAGGCAGGCAAGTGCAAAGACCTGTCGCTCTCCCTTGtttgtagtctctgctcatttctGCCAACATCTGCTCTTGCCCCTTGTAAGGATCTCGGGCCGGCTGCCATGGGCCTTGCTGTCTAGAGCTCTTTTACTATCACAGATGTGACTTCACTGTCTGCTATGTGTCTTGTGTTCTCTGCTGGCTGCCGCTTCTTACAATGGCTTGTCAGAAGTGTATCTAGGCCTGGATCACAGACAGGGAGACACAGGTCGGCCAAGGGAGGACACAGATCCCAAAGCTGCACCGCGGAGCCAGGTTTCTTTGTTACAGAGCTCATAGTGAATTCCCCTTCCCAGCGTACTCACGGGATGACACCTGTCCTCGGGTCCTCCCTACCCGAGCACCTGATCTTTCAAGTATTAGCTTGACCCAGTGTTCTCAGGCTAAAATGCTGGACACATCAGTTCTTATTCTCAATCAAAGACTAGCCTGAGACCAGGATGAGAAATCAACCTCCCTACCCAGTCAAAACAGACAGGTCAGACAGGTGATGCTTGCTTCTGAGACCCGTGTCCACATTCCAGCACACGCCTGCATCCTGCGTTCCGTACTAGTGATCCCGGGCCCAGCATACATGCCGTCACAGATGTAGTCACCAAGGTCCCTGATTTTCATTGCAAGAAGGATAATGATATCCACAATGTGAAGGGCAGGACCAGTAGCTTACAAGCAAGACAAAAGGTTCAGAAGTAAAGACGTAGAAAGCTCAGCTGTACAGGGTCATCCACTGCCAACTGTCAGCACCAAGGTCTTCAGCTCTGGCTGGCAGCATCAAAGGAGCAGAGGACCATGGCAGGGCGGCAGAGAGGTGGGAGAGTCGTCATGCTTGATACATTTGAGCAAACTTCGTATAGAAAGACATGAGCACAGACTAGGAAAACCGCTGGAAGATGTCCTCGTGtgttgaggaggaaaggagggctTCTCACAGAAGGGCTGGTATCTTTTCCCCACTGGCTTAGTGATGAGCATCATTGCTTTGGACCAGGGTCACGTTGACCTCAGAGACACTGTGGTCTCTTGTGAACAGGGTGCTCCGAGGCCTACTGGGGGCATTGAACATGGTGAGGATTGCAGCACATAACCGACAGGAAACCCACAAAGAAGGGAAGTCCTGTCCAGTCAACAGGGAACAAGCCTCTACTGGCTGAGGAGAAAGAGAATTCAGTCTTCAGGCACCCCAAGGAGGCCCAAGGACAGGGGTGTCATTGGCCCTAAATGCATTCATGTCTGGCTGCCGGTTGGGGCTTGTTGCTTCAAAGTCTTGGGCTTCTGGCCATAGTCCTCTCTTAAACAAGCCACTCTCGTCAGGCGGTGATGGTGcgcgcctttgatcccagcactcgggaggcagaggcaggtggatctctgtgaattcgaggccagcctggtctacaagagctagttccatgcccggctctaaaactacagagaaaccctttctcaaaaaaaacaaaaacaaaaacaaaaaccaaaccaaaacaaaatgccaCTCTCTGGCAGGTTTATAATAGAGATCAGTAAGAACCATCTAGAAAAAGCAACTGTTCTGGCGAGCCAAGGGTTGCTGCTCTGCTCTAGGCCTGACTCTGCCCCTCCCACAGGCACTGCCCAACACTGGAATCCGCATCTTCGCCTCACAGCTCCATACACACCTGACTGGCAGGAAGGTGATCACTGTGCTCGCCCGGGGTGGCCAAGAGAGTGAGATCGTGAACAGAGACAACCACTACAGCCCCTTCTTCCAGGTGGGGACCTGCCTGTCATCAGTCTCCCAGACCTTCCGTTTCCcagggctgtcctctgacctttggtGGGGGAGCCTGGCCAAGCCGCTGGGTGTCAACAATGTCTGATTGGAGCGGACACTTAGTCCCCACTCCCCAGAGGGATTGAGGCAGAACTGATAACCCAGGGTGTCTGTGAGGGCCCACAGCTCTCTCACCTTTGTCTTGCCCACTCCAGGATATCAGAATGCTGAAGAAGGTTGTGTCTGTCTTGCCGGTGAGTGAATATCCAACAGGGACAGTTGCTGGGGCCGGGGATATTTGGAGAACACCGTGcccaaagaaagagagggaaagaagcagGCCAGGAGAGAGTCTCTGGGCAGACATAGCAGGCCTGGGTGAAGTTCATGTGGACTGCATagaacagaagggacattgccttCTAGCTTCAGCTGAACTACAGTTCCTAAGAGTCTCACCCCTTGAGAATGCTAGAGAGAGATGGGGGTGCCAAGATACAGTCCTTGCCCGTGCAGAGGCTGGAACTCTGATATGGTCAGCCAGGCCACTAAGCCACTAATAGAGAGAAACCCCAGGGATACTTAGATGTGAGCCTCATTGGGGAGGGTTCTAGGTTCCTCGCGGGAGATCACACATCCCAGTGACTTGGTCACCAGGAGGATGAGCTGAGCATACCTGTCAGCCCTGAGTAGGCAGGTGCTAATATGTCTGCCGCCTCACTCTTCAGGGGGACGTACTCATCACTTCTTGCACATACAACACGGAAGGCAGGAAGCTGGCCACCGTGGTAAGTCACACTGACTTGTCCCGCCCCCCCACCCAAAAAGAATCGGAGTAAAGATTTCTCACCTTTCCTGTGGTTGAGTGTAGGCTGCCAGAGGCACACCTGTTCCTCTTGCATTCCCCAAACGGACCAGATACTCTCAGGCCATGCTTCTGGATCCCTGTCTCTCACAATCCTCCTCCCCCAGATCCCCAGTGCTTATTATCCAAGCAGCATGCATGCTGGGCTCTACACTGGCCCCCCAAGGAAGTGACACTGTCAGTACGGCCTCAGGGCCTCCTCTCAGAGCCTCTACAGTGAGTTCTCATCGGCATCCATGTGCTCAGTGTCTCTCTGGCATGGCAAGGAGCCAAGAAGCACTATGGAGCTCCAGGTCCATCCGGGGAGACAGGTCACGTCTGATACAGGAGAAGCAAAGTGACAGGGACACAGAAACTTCACCAGAGCCAGGACATCACCCAGAGATGACAGGAGGGGTGtgagctcaggggtagagccaGGGAGAGACGGAAAAGAGCTCTACACAGGGGCATGTGCCAGAAGCCCCAGAGGATAACGGTTCTCAGAATGGGGCAATGTTCAGTTATGACAGGGTGGAGATGTGGGCAGCACCAGGCAGGTGGGTGTGGCTGGCCACTCCAGAGAAGTGACATGGGTCTTCTTTTGGCCGGACTGTGGATAGTCCAAGGAGGAGGAGCACCTCAAGGGAGGATTATTTTCAAGGTGAGGTGTGCTGGAAATGTCTCATCCATTTGGGACCCATTGGGCAGGGAGAGGGACACTTTCTACAGCTGTCTTGGGCCACCACTATTTTCAGCCATTAGTCCCACTAACGCCTGCACAGTGACCCACGCCTTCTGCCAAGGTCCAGGGTCCCCCGTTCTGTTTCCCATGTGCTCTTTAAATAACTTTATTGTGAGATGATTCACACACCGCACAGCTGAAGTG
This window harbors:
- the Dbh gene encoding dopamine beta-hydroxylase, which codes for MPAHRTHQRCWSSLPSPSVREAASMYSTAVAIFLVILVAALQSSEPPEHPFPYHIPLDPDGILELSWNISYDQEIIHFQLEVRGLRAGVLFGMSDRGEMENADLIILWTDGNRSYFADAWSDQKGQLHLDAQQDYQLLQVQRTPDGLSLLFKRPFVTCDPKDYLIEDDTVHLVYGILEGPFQSLEAINTSGLHTGLQRVQLLRTEVPTPDMPADVQTMEIRTTNVVIPDNETTYWCYVTKLPTNFSRHHIIMYEAIVTEGNEALVHHMEVFQCASEFKTIPSFNAPCDSKMKPNQLNYCRHVLAAWALGAKAFYYPEEAGVAFGGPNSSPYLRLEVHYHNPRHIHGRHDSSGIRLYYTATLRKYNAGIMELGLVYTPVMAIPPQETAFVLTGYCTDECTRVALPNTGIRIFASQLHTHLTGRKVITVLARGGQESEIVNRDNHYSPFFQDIRMLKKVVSVLPGDVLITSCTYNTEGRKLATVGGFGILEEMCVNYVHYYPQTDLELCKSAVNDRYLQKYFDQVNSFSNGEVCTCPQASVPERFSSVPWNSYNREMLKALYRFAPISMHCNKTSAVSFQGEWNLKPLPEITSTLKEPTLNCPTHQAVSCTNSTTVSIHWGRD